In Bacteriovorax stolpii, a single genomic region encodes these proteins:
- a CDS encoding TPM domain-containing protein — protein MISAKDKEQIKKLITEAERKSHSELVPMIVSTSDNYPAAHWRAAIIVSFLFSLGLYFSPLSIINPIYFLWIQVPGLFIGYWMGNIPFVTRLLITKEEIEFEVTQRAIEAFYEHNLHVTDKHNGVLIFISLLERKIKIITDVGVKEKVDQKIWDEITSEFIEKVKEGNFVEALKNTINATSDILENYFPKSEGTKKNELKNDIIIE, from the coding sequence ATGATTTCAGCAAAAGACAAAGAGCAGATTAAAAAACTTATCACTGAGGCAGAGAGAAAATCTCACAGTGAACTAGTCCCGATGATTGTGTCGACGTCAGATAATTACCCCGCGGCCCACTGGCGAGCGGCCATTATCGTTTCGTTTCTTTTTTCGCTGGGGCTCTACTTTTCACCGCTATCGATCATCAACCCCATTTATTTTTTATGGATTCAGGTTCCAGGACTTTTTATCGGTTACTGGATGGGAAATATCCCTTTTGTAACAAGACTCCTTATCACTAAAGAAGAAATCGAGTTTGAGGTCACTCAAAGGGCCATTGAAGCTTTTTACGAGCATAACCTGCATGTGACGGACAAACATAACGGCGTTCTTATTTTCATTTCTCTACTAGAGCGTAAAATTAAAATCATCACAGATGTAGGCGTTAAAGAAAAAGTCGATCAGAAAATCTGGGACGAAATCACTTCTGAGTTCATTGAAAAAGTTAAAGAAGGCAACTTTGTTGAAGCACTTAAAAATACGATCAACGCCACAAGCGATATCCTGGAAAACTATTTTCCAAAAAGCGAAGGGACTAAAAAGAACGAACTTAAAAACGACATCATCATTGAATAA
- a CDS encoding TPM domain-containing protein: MIKKTLTSLLLFCLCTFSAFALEVPALTGPVVDEAQFLSRDAHRAIENALLNFNQTEGIQFQVLIIDKLVDETVETYSIKVVDEWKLGKKGDDRAALFLISLDDRKMRIEVGRGLEGTLTDLTTHRILDEVKPFFQKGDYDNGVALGLALMAQADGKKLDFQGQVRPRHQRKGSAPLVLIAIFGLIFFLQFFFPNIRGGGGRGGRGGYYGGWGGGGGLGGGGGGSSWSGGGGGFSGGGSSGSW, translated from the coding sequence ATGATTAAAAAAACTCTCACTTCCCTTTTATTATTCTGCCTGTGCACCTTTAGCGCTTTTGCGCTTGAGGTGCCGGCCCTTACGGGGCCAGTGGTAGATGAGGCGCAGTTTCTTTCCCGCGATGCTCATCGTGCGATTGAAAATGCTCTTTTAAATTTCAACCAAACTGAAGGCATCCAGTTTCAAGTTCTCATTATCGATAAACTGGTCGATGAGACAGTGGAGACGTATTCCATAAAAGTTGTCGACGAATGGAAGCTTGGAAAAAAAGGCGATGACCGCGCGGCCCTTTTTTTGATTTCATTAGACGACAGAAAAATGCGTATCGAAGTGGGCCGTGGTCTTGAAGGCACACTCACCGACTTAACCACTCATAGGATTCTTGATGAAGTAAAACCTTTTTTCCAAAAAGGTGATTACGACAACGGAGTCGCTCTGGGTCTTGCCCTTATGGCCCAGGCCGATGGCAAAAAACTAGATTTCCAGGGACAAGTCAGACCCCGTCACCAGAGAAAAGGCAGTGCTCCTTTAGTTCTCATTGCTATTTTCGGCCTTATTTTCTTCCTGCAATTCTTCTTTCCTAACATTCGCGGAGGTGGAGGAAGAGGAGGTCGCGGTGGATACTACGGCGGCTGGGGCGGCGGAGGCGGCCTCGGTGGAGGCGGTGGTGGAAGTTCGTGGTCCGGAGGCGGCGGCGGATTTTCCGGCGGTGGTTCGAGTGGAAGTTGGTAA